One window of the Rhodoflexus caldus genome contains the following:
- a CDS encoding GAF domain-containing protein, translating into MQALSLRRSLTLYVIISILLVTVGGFFLRQSWINRVESENLYRRRMLQQASSILFECGYLAQAVMRYPEDDNLRNQLSVAKSKMENIIRILVQGGVYSSSNVADNMPLQPAKGENLVNMQQLAVGWQEMKKVLDRLESNILAANSNNLNPIEYRNQVNAVADFLSQNLMKLSRNLEVDIAIATLHVNEEERTAFGWLYVCLAVLLVNAIVGYIYFRDYIITPIEKISAKISAVADGRQSETITLPKNSAPEMLELNDGINQLGEIQQAMADFASEVGKGNYNHPFSARSNNDTLGIALIAMRDNLMRADKEDAIRTWANEGQVKFGDIFRQYANNLELFSYHTISELVKYVGANQGFFFVLKNQDKEKAYLDLTAAYAYEKRKYLSKQVQLGSGLLGQAVLEKQSLYFTDIPQNYVSITSGLGEATPACLMIVPLMINEIVYGAIEIASFEPFEPHQIDFIEKIAANIAGTLAFAQTNEQTQRLLAETQTFAEQMRAQEEEMRQNMEELVATQEEMQRVQAEIRKKEAGLSSLINNTDTYIFSLDKGFNLLLANDAFKKYLKATSGIEPQIGMNMLYDIVPETNREMRRRQYERALSGETFTVIENYKGKDHSDNYYEISFQPIFNQANQVEGLSVFMRNITHLNPIRWEL; encoded by the coding sequence ATGCAAGCGTTAAGCCTCCGCCGTTCTCTCACTCTGTATGTAATAATTAGCATTTTGCTGGTTACAGTAGGCGGCTTTTTTTTACGGCAATCGTGGATAAACCGCGTAGAGAGTGAAAACCTCTATCGCAGACGCATGTTGCAGCAAGCATCGTCTATACTTTTTGAGTGCGGCTATTTGGCACAAGCCGTCATGCGTTATCCGGAAGATGACAACCTGCGCAATCAACTCAGCGTTGCCAAATCCAAAATGGAGAACATCATACGAATACTCGTACAAGGCGGCGTATATAGTTCCAGCAACGTTGCCGATAATATGCCTCTCCAGCCCGCCAAAGGCGAAAACTTGGTCAATATGCAACAATTGGCCGTCGGATGGCAGGAAATGAAGAAAGTACTCGACCGCTTGGAAAGTAATATCCTTGCGGCCAACAGTAATAATTTAAACCCCATAGAGTACCGAAATCAGGTAAATGCGGTGGCTGATTTTTTATCGCAAAATCTGATGAAGCTCAGCCGAAATCTGGAAGTAGATATTGCTATTGCCACCCTGCACGTCAATGAAGAAGAACGGACAGCATTTGGCTGGTTGTATGTCTGCCTTGCCGTGTTGTTAGTGAATGCCATTGTAGGCTATATTTATTTTCGCGACTACATTATTACACCCATTGAAAAAATTAGTGCCAAAATCAGCGCAGTTGCCGATGGCCGACAAAGCGAAACCATTACGTTGCCCAAAAACAGCGCCCCTGAAATGCTTGAACTCAATGACGGCATCAATCAACTCGGTGAAATCCAACAAGCCATGGCAGATTTTGCCTCTGAGGTCGGCAAAGGCAACTACAACCACCCTTTCAGTGCCCGCAGCAACAATGACACCTTAGGCATTGCCCTGATTGCCATGCGCGACAACCTGATGCGTGCCGACAAGGAAGATGCCATCCGCACATGGGCTAACGAAGGTCAGGTTAAGTTTGGCGATATTTTCCGACAATATGCCAATAACTTGGAGCTTTTTTCTTACCACACCATTTCAGAGTTGGTAAAATATGTAGGGGCTAACCAAGGCTTTTTCTTTGTGCTCAAAAACCAAGACAAAGAAAAAGCCTATTTAGACCTGACGGCAGCCTATGCCTATGAAAAGCGCAAATACCTCAGTAAACAAGTACAACTTGGCAGCGGACTATTGGGGCAGGCCGTCTTAGAAAAGCAATCCCTGTATTTTACAGACATTCCACAAAATTATGTCAGCATTACCTCAGGTTTGGGTGAAGCCACGCCCGCGTGCCTGATGATAGTACCGCTGATGATTAACGAAATTGTGTACGGTGCTATTGAAATCGCTTCTTTTGAACCATTCGAGCCGCATCAAATAGATTTTATTGAAAAAATAGCTGCCAACATTGCCGGAACGCTTGCCTTTGCTCAAACCAATGAGCAAACCCAACGCCTTTTGGCGGAAACGCAGACCTTTGCCGAGCAAATGCGCGCTCAGGAAGAAGAAATGCGCCAAAATATGGAAGAGTTGGTTGCTACACAGGAAGAAATGCAGCGCGTACAGGCCGAAATCCGCAAGAAGGAAGCAGGACTCAGCAGCCTGATTAACAATACCGACACCTACATATTCTCCTTAGACAAAGGTTTCAACCTGTTGCTTGCCAACGATGCATTCAAGAAATACCTCAAAGCCACTTCGGGTATTGAACCCCAAATAGGTATGAATATGCTCTATGATATTGTACCGGAAACTAATCGGGAAATGCGCCGCCGACAATACGAACGCGCCCTGTCCGGTGAAACATTCACGGTGATTGAAAACTACAAAGGAAAAGACCACTCTGACAACTATTACGAAATATCTTTCCAACCAATTTTCAATCAGGCCAATCAGGTGGAAGGGCTGTCAGTATTTATGCGCAACATTACCCACCTCAACCCTATCCGCTGGGAACTGTAA
- a CDS encoding gliding motility lipoprotein GldH → MKYSLLAFAIIFLLALASCSDAAFEGKQDLPQNKWIRKNPVSFDFEISDPLPAYEISYAVRYANTYPYYNLYVQYELKDEAGNSLQGKMNQTNLFEPETGQPLGSGIGNLYEREVVLIPSYRFAASGKYKLSIFQYMRPDTLTDIQSVSVKVRPLK, encoded by the coding sequence ATGAAGTACTCTTTACTCGCCTTTGCAATCATTTTTCTGCTTGCATTGGCATCGTGCAGCGATGCAGCTTTTGAAGGAAAGCAAGATTTGCCTCAAAACAAGTGGATTCGCAAGAACCCCGTCAGTTTTGACTTTGAAATCAGCGACCCCTTGCCTGCCTACGAAATCAGCTATGCCGTACGCTATGCCAACACATACCCCTACTACAATTTATATGTGCAGTACGAACTGAAAGATGAGGCAGGCAACAGCCTCCAAGGCAAAATGAACCAAACCAACCTGTTTGAACCCGAAACAGGACAACCCTTGGGCAGCGGTATAGGCAACCTGTACGAGCGAGAGGTTGTGCTTATTCCTTCTTATCGCTTTGCGGCAAGCGGGAAATACAAGTTGTCTATTTTTCAATACATGCGCCCCGATACACTGACCGATATTCAATCGGTGAGCGTAAAAGTTCGCCCGTTGAAATAA
- a CDS encoding FtsB family cell division protein, translated as MKNKIKQLAGKLNNFYVIFAGLFILWMAFFDGNNLYSQYEQHRRIRELRKERDFYKNSVEQLEKEIAELNRNPKMLEKLAREKYLMKKPNEDIYIVQE; from the coding sequence ATGAAAAACAAAATCAAGCAACTGGCAGGCAAGCTGAACAATTTCTACGTTATTTTTGCCGGGCTGTTTATCCTTTGGATGGCATTTTTTGACGGCAACAATCTGTACAGCCAGTACGAACAACACCGGCGCATTCGCGAACTTCGCAAAGAGCGCGATTTTTACAAAAACAGTGTTGAACAACTGGAAAAGGAAATTGCCGAACTAAATCGCAATCCTAAGATGTTGGAAAAACTGGCCAGAGAAAAGTATTTAATGAAAAAGCCTAACGAGGACATCTACATCGTTCAGGAATAA
- a CDS encoding transketolase family protein, with protein MKKYTFTEKKDTRSGFGAGLLEVGKQNPNVVALCADLTGSLKMNDFEKAFPERFFQVGIAEANMMGLAAGMTIGGKIPYTGTFANFSTGRVYDQIRQSIAYSGKNVKICASHAGITLGEDGATHQILEDIGMMRMLPHMTVINPCDYNQTKAATIAIAAHEGPVYLRFGRPAVPVFMPADQPFVIGKAIVLNEGADVSIFCTGHLVWESIVAGEILAEQGIDAEIINIHTIKPLDEAAILSSVLKTRCAVTAEEHQIHGGLGDAVAQVLVRNLPAPVEMVAVRDRFGESGTPDQLMAKYGLKAQNIVEAAKAAMSRKAK; from the coding sequence ATGAAAAAGTACACATTTACCGAAAAAAAAGATACCCGTTCGGGTTTCGGTGCCGGTTTGCTGGAAGTAGGCAAACAAAATCCAAACGTTGTGGCGCTATGCGCCGACCTGACAGGTTCACTGAAAATGAACGATTTTGAAAAAGCCTTCCCCGAACGTTTTTTCCAAGTCGGAATTGCCGAAGCCAATATGATGGGACTTGCCGCAGGCATGACCATCGGCGGTAAAATCCCTTACACAGGCACTTTTGCCAACTTCTCTACCGGAAGAGTGTACGACCAAATTCGCCAATCCATTGCTTACTCGGGCAAAAATGTGAAAATATGCGCCTCACATGCCGGCATAACACTTGGCGAAGATGGTGCCACACATCAAATTCTGGAAGATATCGGCATGATGCGCATGTTGCCGCATATGACGGTTATCAATCCATGTGATTATAACCAGACCAAAGCCGCTACCATTGCCATTGCAGCGCACGAAGGCCCCGTGTATCTGCGCTTTGGCAGACCCGCAGTGCCTGTTTTTATGCCTGCCGACCAGCCTTTTGTAATTGGTAAAGCCATTGTGCTCAATGAAGGTGCGGATGTTTCCATTTTCTGCACCGGACACTTGGTTTGGGAGAGCATCGTAGCAGGGGAAATATTGGCTGAACAAGGAATTGATGCCGAAATTATCAATATTCACACCATCAAGCCATTAGACGAAGCGGCTATCCTCAGTTCCGTACTGAAAACTCGCTGTGCCGTAACAGCCGAAGAACACCAGATTCACGGCGGGCTGGGTGATGCCGTTGCTCAGGTACTGGTGCGCAACTTGCCCGCCCCTGTGGAAATGGTAGCCGTTCGCGACCGATTTGGCGAAAGCGGTACACCTGACCAACTGATGGCCAAATATGGTTTGAAAGCTCAAAATATTGTGGAAGCAGCCAAAGCTGCCATGAGTCGCAAGGCAAAATAA
- the tatC gene encoding twin-arginine translocase subunit TatC produces MTQEKEMSFIDHLEELRWHLIRAVASVAVFSVIAFLSKDFVYGTLILGPSKVDFWTYRMLCALSEVTCIDKINFKLQSRLMTGQFTMHMLSSLVIGVICAFPYAFWEIWRFIKPGLYPNEQKAARGATFFVSLLFILGILFGYYVISPLSIQFLANYQLDPSISNEFDIVSYISTLTTLVLATGLMFQLPMVAFFLAKVGLLSPAFMREYRRHAIVIVLIISAIITPPDVISQILIALPLMLLYEISIWVVAITEKRNQEAELLEEKTSSLPANNLPQTPLDQLPD; encoded by the coding sequence ATGACACAGGAAAAAGAAATGTCGTTTATAGACCACTTGGAGGAGCTGCGCTGGCACTTAATCCGCGCAGTTGCTTCGGTGGCGGTTTTTTCGGTAATTGCCTTTTTGTCCAAAGATTTTGTTTATGGAACGCTCATTTTGGGGCCTTCCAAAGTAGATTTTTGGACGTATCGGATGCTTTGTGCCTTATCAGAGGTTACTTGTATTGATAAAATCAACTTCAAGTTGCAAAGCCGCCTGATGACGGGGCAGTTCACGATGCACATGCTGTCTTCGTTGGTCATTGGTGTTATCTGTGCATTTCCGTATGCTTTTTGGGAAATTTGGCGGTTCATTAAACCCGGGCTGTACCCCAATGAACAAAAAGCAGCCCGCGGAGCTACATTCTTTGTGTCGCTGTTGTTCATTTTGGGTATTCTATTTGGCTATTACGTTATTTCGCCGCTGTCCATTCAGTTTTTGGCAAACTATCAGTTAGACCCGTCTATTTCCAACGAGTTTGATATTGTTTCCTATATTTCCACGCTGACAACGCTGGTGCTGGCAACAGGGCTAATGTTTCAGTTGCCGATGGTGGCATTTTTCCTTGCCAAAGTGGGGTTGCTTTCGCCTGCCTTCATGCGCGAATACCGCCGCCACGCCATTGTGATTGTGCTTATTATTTCTGCCATTATTACCCCGCCCGATGTTATCAGCCAGATTTTAATTGCCTTGCCGCTGATGTTACTTTATGAAATCAGTATTTGGGTGGTGGCTATTACCGAAAAGCGAAACCAAGAGGCGGAGTTGTTGGAAGAAAAAACCTCTTCGCTGCCTGCCAATAACTTGCCGCAAACTCCCTTAGACCAACTGCCCGATTAA
- the ileS gene encoding isoleucine--tRNA ligase, with translation MKYNEYKQSVTELGKQAGESILAYWKANAVFQKSVESRPADRPFVFYEGPPSANGTPGIHHVMARTIKDIFCRYKTLKGFRVERKGGWDTHGLPVELQVEKELGITKEDIGKKISIADYNQKCREAVMKYKAQWDNLTERIGFWVDLENPYITFDNNYIESCWWLLKQLHAKDLLYKGYTIQPFSPAAGTGLSSHELNQPGTYKNVKDTSVIAQFKVKGTDNDYLLAWTTTPWTLPSNTALAVGKDITYVKVKTHNQYTKQPVNVIFAKERMGYVLGGNYINRNDFVEGKHSGKIPYVITEEFKGETLVGMEYEQLLPFVQPHENLQNAFKVYAGDFVTTEDGSGIVHISPTFGADDARLGKQNNVPALLVSDEHGHYQPTVDKKGKFVREIGAHLAELTQQYAIKTHKPLGADDFYVKNYTGEDESHPDYKSTDVIISIILKEQNKAFRVEKYEHTYPHCWRTDKPVLYYPMESWFIRTTALKDRLVALNKTINWKPESTGTGRFGNWLENLVDWNLSRSRYWGTPLPIWRTEDGTEEICIGSTEELAAEIAKANEKLGLQQPTSLADLHRPYVDEVTLVSPSGKPMKREPDLIDVWFDSGAMPYAQWHYPFENADLIDQNKTYPADFISEGVDQTRGWFFTLHTIAGLVFDSVAFKNVVSTGLVLDANGNKMSKRLGNVINPFETVEKYGPDAVRWYMIANAAPWENLKFSLDGLAEMQRKFFGTLQNTYNFFALYANLDGFRYQEADVPPAERTESDRWILSRLNAIIKETDEAYADYDPTRAARAILNFVNDDLSNWYVRLNRKRFWKGEYNTDKLAAYQTLYTCLVTVAKLASPIAPFYTDLLFRDLNNITGKENAESVHLAYYPTFNEAESNIALEEKMHLAQTICSLVHSIRKDKKLRVRLPLQKMMIPALSETFQNYVREVSDLIMSETNVKNIEFIGDTEGLVTKKIKPNFPVLAQKGLGKQMKAIQAHLGQMQTADIIAFQKAGQMSVAADGGNLTLTVEDVLIEAFDIPGWASATDEGITVALDITVTPELRKEGIARDLVNRIQNLRKDLNFEVQDKISIAIAANEALVADAAKDFADYIQTETQAVALEIGNDLNGMEAYEIDEFMVPIRIAKA, from the coding sequence ATGAAATACAACGAATATAAACAGTCTGTAACCGAGCTTGGCAAGCAAGCCGGTGAGAGCATCCTTGCCTATTGGAAGGCAAATGCCGTTTTTCAAAAATCTGTTGAATCGCGTCCGGCTGACCGCCCGTTTGTTTTCTACGAAGGGCCGCCTTCTGCCAACGGAACGCCCGGTATTCACCATGTGATGGCGCGTACCATCAAAGACATTTTCTGCCGCTACAAAACCCTGAAAGGCTTCCGCGTAGAACGCAAAGGCGGATGGGATACGCACGGGCTACCCGTGGAATTGCAGGTGGAAAAGGAATTGGGCATCACCAAGGAAGACATCGGCAAGAAAATCAGCATTGCGGACTACAACCAAAAGTGCCGCGAGGCAGTGATGAAATACAAAGCCCAATGGGACAATTTGACCGAGCGCATCGGCTTTTGGGTAGACTTGGAAAATCCCTACATCACGTTTGACAACAACTACATTGAGTCTTGCTGGTGGTTGCTCAAACAACTGCACGCCAAAGACCTGCTGTATAAAGGCTATACTATCCAGCCCTTCTCACCTGCGGCGGGAACAGGTTTGAGTTCCCACGAACTCAATCAGCCTGGTACCTACAAGAACGTGAAAGATACGTCGGTTATCGCGCAGTTCAAGGTAAAAGGCACCGACAATGACTACCTGCTGGCATGGACGACTACGCCATGGACGTTGCCTTCCAATACCGCGCTGGCTGTGGGCAAGGACATCACTTACGTAAAAGTGAAGACCCACAACCAGTACACCAAACAGCCCGTTAACGTCATCTTCGCCAAAGAGCGCATGGGCTACGTACTGGGCGGCAACTACATCAACCGCAACGATTTTGTGGAAGGTAAACACAGTGGCAAAATTCCTTATGTGATTACCGAAGAATTTAAGGGTGAAACGCTGGTGGGCATGGAATACGAACAACTGCTGCCCTTTGTACAGCCGCACGAAAACCTGCAAAATGCTTTCAAAGTATATGCGGGCGATTTTGTAACGACCGAAGACGGTTCCGGCATTGTGCATATTTCGCCCACTTTCGGTGCGGACGATGCGCGTTTGGGCAAGCAAAATAACGTACCTGCGCTGCTGGTATCCGACGAACACGGGCACTATCAACCAACGGTGGATAAAAAAGGCAAGTTCGTTCGCGAAATCGGCGCGCATCTGGCCGAGCTGACGCAGCAATACGCTATCAAAACCCACAAGCCGCTTGGTGCGGATGATTTCTATGTGAAAAACTACACCGGTGAGGACGAGTCGCACCCCGACTACAAATCAACCGACGTTATTATTTCCATCATCCTCAAAGAGCAAAATAAGGCTTTCCGAGTAGAAAAATACGAACATACCTACCCGCATTGCTGGCGTACGGATAAGCCCGTATTGTACTACCCGATGGAAAGTTGGTTTATCCGCACAACGGCGTTGAAAGACCGCTTGGTTGCCCTCAACAAAACCATCAACTGGAAGCCCGAAAGCACCGGCACGGGACGATTCGGTAACTGGTTGGAAAATTTAGTGGACTGGAATTTGAGCCGCAGCCGCTATTGGGGAACACCGCTGCCTATCTGGCGCACCGAAGACGGTACAGAGGAAATCTGCATCGGCTCTACCGAAGAGTTAGCCGCCGAAATTGCCAAAGCAAACGAAAAATTGGGCTTGCAACAGCCGACTTCATTGGCCGATTTGCACCGCCCGTATGTAGATGAGGTAACGCTGGTTTCGCCTTCGGGCAAGCCCATGAAGCGCGAACCCGACCTGATTGACGTTTGGTTTGACAGCGGCGCGATGCCTTATGCACAGTGGCATTATCCTTTTGAAAATGCCGATTTGATTGACCAAAATAAGACCTATCCTGCGGACTTTATTTCCGAAGGTGTTGACCAAACACGCGGTTGGTTCTTCACCCTGCACACCATTGCAGGCTTGGTTTTTGACAGCGTAGCCTTTAAAAACGTCGTTTCTACGGGGCTTGTGCTGGATGCCAACGGCAACAAAATGAGCAAGCGTTTGGGCAACGTTATCAATCCGTTTGAGACGGTAGAAAAATACGGTCCCGATGCCGTACGCTGGTACATGATTGCCAACGCCGCGCCTTGGGAAAACCTCAAATTCAGTTTGGACGGGCTGGCAGAGATGCAGCGCAAATTCTTCGGGACGCTGCAAAATACCTACAACTTCTTTGCGCTGTATGCCAACTTGGACGGATTCCGCTATCAGGAAGCCGATGTACCGCCGGCAGAACGCACCGAAAGCGACCGCTGGATTCTCTCGCGCCTGAACGCCATCATCAAAGAAACCGATGAGGCATATGCCGACTACGACCCGACCCGTGCCGCACGCGCCATTCTCAACTTCGTGAATGATGATTTGAGCAATTGGTACGTGCGCCTGAACCGCAAGCGTTTCTGGAAAGGCGAGTACAATACCGATAAATTGGCAGCCTATCAGACGCTGTACACTTGTTTAGTAACAGTTGCCAAGCTGGCTTCGCCGATTGCGCCGTTCTATACCGACCTGCTGTTCCGCGACTTGAATAACATTACGGGCAAAGAAAACGCCGAGTCGGTGCATTTGGCATATTACCCGACTTTCAACGAAGCAGAAAGCAACATCGCACTGGAAGAAAAAATGCACTTGGCACAAACCATTTGCTCATTGGTGCATTCTATTCGCAAGGACAAGAAACTGCGCGTGCGCCTGCCGCTGCAAAAAATGATGATTCCCGCGCTGAGTGAAACCTTCCAAAACTACGTGCGCGAAGTCAGCGACCTGATTATGAGCGAAACCAATGTGAAAAATATTGAGTTCATTGGCGATACAGAAGGTCTGGTAACTAAGAAAATCAAACCGAATTTCCCCGTGCTGGCACAAAAGGGGCTTGGCAAACAGATGAAAGCCATTCAGGCGCATCTGGGGCAAATGCAAACTGCCGATATTATCGCTTTCCAAAAAGCAGGGCAAATGAGCGTAGCAGCCGACGGCGGCAACCTGACGCTGACAGTGGAAGATGTGCTGATTGAAGCCTTTGACATCCCGGGCTGGGCATCGGCTACCGACGAGGGCATCACTGTTGCGCTGGACATTACCGTAACGCCCGAACTGCGCAAAGAAGGCATCGCTCGCGACTTGGTAAACCGCATCCAGAACTTGCGCAAAGACCTGAACTTTGAGGTACAGGACAAAATCAGCATTGCCATTGCGGCAAACGAAGCATTGGTAGCCGATGCTGCCAAAGACTTTGCCGACTACATTCAGACGGAAACACAGGCGGTTGCATTAGAAATCGGCAACGACCTGAACGGTATGGAAGCCTACGAAATTGACGAGTTCATGGTGCCTATCCGCATAGCCAAAGCATGA
- a CDS encoding GNAT family N-acetyltransferase: MYNIKKTLMTFSIQPTLANDRVILCPLQEKDFEALYAVASDPKIWEQHPNKNRWQRDVFRTFFDGAMQSKGAFKIVDKTTGESIGSTRFYDYDAQENSILIGYTFYAVQCWGKGINHAVKAMMLDYIFQFVESVFFHIGAENIRSQIAISRLGAVKVGEQEVTYFGEQPKWNFVYCITRQDWHIKNSSSNEKT, from the coding sequence TTGTATAATATCAAAAAAACGCTCATGACTTTCAGCATCCAACCCACCTTAGCTAACGACCGGGTCATCCTTTGTCCTTTGCAGGAAAAGGACTTTGAAGCTTTGTATGCCGTTGCATCAGACCCCAAAATATGGGAACAGCACCCCAATAAAAACCGCTGGCAAAGGGATGTTTTCCGAACTTTCTTTGACGGCGCGATGCAAAGCAAGGGGGCTTTCAAAATTGTGGACAAAACCACGGGAGAGTCAATTGGCAGTACCCGCTTTTATGACTACGACGCGCAAGAAAACAGCATCCTGATTGGCTATACTTTCTATGCTGTCCAATGCTGGGGCAAGGGCATCAATCATGCCGTAAAGGCAATGATGCTGGACTATATCTTCCAATTTGTGGAAAGCGTTTTTTTCCACATCGGGGCAGAAAATATCCGCTCTCAAATAGCCATCAGCCGCTTGGGCGCAGTCAAAGTCGGTGAGCAGGAAGTAACCTACTTTGGCGAACAGCCCAAATGGAACTTTGTTTATTGCATCACCCGACAGGATTGGCACATTAAAAATTCAAGTTCAAACGAAAAAACCTAA
- a CDS encoding DNA-3-methyladenine glycosylase I has translation MAHSYCDFAAQPDTAIVHRIYHDTAYGFPIHDDNELFGRFILEINQAGLSWTTILNKQENFRAAYAGFAIDAIAHFTDADRERLLQDAGIIRNRLKVDAAIANAQTVLTLQQRFGSFKNWLDHHHPLPKAEWVKLFKKTFRFTGGEITGEFLMSTGYLPGAHSPSCPIYAEVLKCNPPFAG, from the coding sequence ATGGCTCATTCATATTGCGATTTTGCGGCACAGCCTGATACTGCAATTGTGCACCGCATCTATCACGACACCGCTTACGGTTTCCCGATTCACGACGATAATGAACTATTTGGCAGGTTCATTTTGGAAATCAATCAGGCGGGACTGAGTTGGACGACCATTCTCAACAAGCAGGAAAATTTTCGGGCGGCTTATGCAGGTTTTGCTATTGATGCTATTGCGCATTTTACCGATGCTGACCGCGAACGCCTATTGCAGGATGCGGGTATTATCCGCAATCGCTTGAAGGTGGATGCCGCCATTGCCAACGCCCAAACCGTATTGACACTGCAACAACGTTTCGGTTCTTTTAAAAACTGGTTAGACCATCACCACCCGCTGCCCAAAGCCGAATGGGTGAAGTTGTTTAAAAAGACGTTCCGCTTTACAGGTGGCGAAATCACGGGTGAGTTTCTGATGAGTACGGGCTACCTGCCCGGCGCGCACAGTCCTTCCTGCCCGATTTATGCCGAAGTACTCAAATGCAATCCGCCCTTTGCAGGGTAG
- a CDS encoding sensor histidine kinase yields MMPLINRLQRRLNFFLGTIPKQGRSRYEIHQVRIFNKLLFYISLLALASVPVVGFQSNVIERITAIGLLVVVFWGLILLNKKGYDHIARPVYIVFGSVFNGYISYREGHHLNTYLVLFLIPMIGFAITPRNRPLGILFSIVFPLAVLFCLLFVDIPWIEPIERSEAELKRYANIATIVYFALFIYSAWLLINLNNRVHHNLMDKIEANRKITRELIRQGQELRIAQQLAKVGFWEVTSDGHTRWSKETYEILHIPLDTVINRETIAANVHPDDVDFVIENLIKGAQEGGKYSFDFRLHPKHGERWIAVSCIQATYVPDKNFFHSKGIVQDITTSKQTEQQLLQTIAYKDRVIATVSHDLRNPVANTLQLLDMVAAELQKSNYGQGKKLLLEYQEMMRLSQKRTMEIIEDLLELCTRKNIVHLSGQKTDLFSLAEQTVYPQIYRATKKGVLLQLKPAKNDIIINAVPDKIARALENLIVNAIKFTPMGGKITVSVEKSEGFALVTVADTGIGIPDHLKEHLFEQFGAARRYGTEGESSTGLGLSIVKQCVEMHNGTVWHEDNKPNGAIFYMSFPLAAEDNPSQSRDIDGDSQAATTF; encoded by the coding sequence ATGATGCCCCTGATAAATCGTTTGCAACGCCGCCTTAACTTCTTTTTGGGAACCATTCCCAAACAAGGGCGCAGCCGCTATGAGATTCATCAGGTGCGAATTTTCAACAAACTGCTTTTTTACATATCGCTGCTTGCCTTGGCTTCTGTGCCGGTCGTAGGTTTTCAAAGTAATGTTATAGAACGAATTACAGCAATAGGTCTTTTAGTAGTTGTTTTTTGGGGACTTATTTTACTCAATAAAAAAGGATACGACCATATTGCTCGTCCTGTTTACATTGTTTTTGGTTCTGTCTTTAATGGCTACATATCGTATCGGGAAGGACATCACCTGAATACCTATCTGGTGCTTTTTCTGATTCCCATGATTGGCTTTGCCATTACGCCGCGCAATCGTCCTTTGGGTATTTTATTTAGCATCGTATTCCCACTGGCTGTGCTGTTTTGTTTACTTTTTGTTGATATCCCTTGGATAGAGCCGATTGAGCGTTCAGAGGCAGAATTGAAACGATATGCCAACATCGCTACCATCGTCTATTTCGCACTTTTTATCTATTCGGCTTGGTTACTGATTAATTTGAACAATCGGGTACATCATAACCTGATGGATAAAATAGAAGCCAATCGCAAAATCACTCGCGAACTCATCAGGCAGGGGCAAGAACTGCGCATTGCCCAGCAGTTGGCCAAAGTGGGTTTTTGGGAAGTTACTTCCGACGGGCATACGCGGTGGAGCAAAGAAACCTATGAAATTTTGCACATCCCGTTAGATACCGTTATCAATCGCGAAACGATTGCTGCCAATGTACACCCCGACGATGTGGACTTTGTTATTGAGAATCTTATCAAGGGGGCGCAGGAAGGCGGTAAATATTCTTTTGATTTTCGCCTGCATCCCAAACACGGCGAGCGCTGGATTGCTGTTTCCTGTATTCAGGCAACATATGTACCCGACAAAAATTTCTTCCACAGCAAAGGTATCGTACAAGACATTACCACATCTAAACAAACCGAGCAGCAACTTCTGCAAACCATTGCCTACAAAGACCGCGTAATTGCCACGGTCAGCCATGACCTTCGCAATCCGGTAGCCAACACTTTACAACTGCTTGACATGGTGGCAGCCGAACTGCAGAAATCTAATTACGGGCAGGGTAAGAAGTTGTTGTTGGAATATCAGGAAATGATGCGACTCAGCCAGAAGCGCACAATGGAAATCATAGAGGATTTGTTAGAGCTTTGTACCCGAAAGAATATTGTGCATTTGTCCGGTCAAAAAACCGACCTATTCAGTCTGGCAGAGCAAACAGTTTATCCGCAGATATACCGCGCTACCAAAAAAGGTGTATTGCTGCAACTCAAACCTGCCAAAAACGACATCATCATCAACGCCGTTCCCGATAAAATTGCACGGGCGTTAGAGAATTTGATAGTGAATGCCATCAAGTTTACGCCCATGGGCGGCAAAATCACCGTTTCGGTAGAAAAATCGGAAGGTTTTGCATTAGTTACCGTTGCAGATACAGGCATCGGCATCCCCGACCATCTGAAAGAGCATTTGTTTGAACAATTCGGCGCAGCCCGCCGCTATGGCACGGAAGGTGAAAGTTCAACGGGGCTGGGGCTGTCCATAGTGAAGCAGTGTGTAGAAATGCACAACGGCACGGTTTGGCACGAAGACAACAAGCCCAACGGAGCCATTTTCTACATGTCGTTTCCATTGGCAGCAGAAGACAATCCTTCCCAATCGCGCGACATTGACGGCGATAGTCAAGCAGCAACTACTTTCTAA